A single region of the Sorghum bicolor cultivar BTx623 chromosome 7, Sorghum_bicolor_NCBIv3, whole genome shotgun sequence genome encodes:
- the LOC8077861 gene encoding tetraspanin-8: protein MAIRMSNNVIRALTLVTLLLSVPIIVTGVWLRSRADGTECDHFLLSTPAIALGTVLMAVSLLGLAGACCRATWLLWLYLLAMLALIVALLCFTVFAFVVTSTGGAGEAVSGAGFREYRLGDYSTWLRRHVEGRKNWARIRSCLADAHVCRRFLEAEEEEEESKDANAAGGLARLGGLSPVESGCCKPPASCNFTYAGGGTEWTTKTKAAAGAGSAPAAGADPDCGKWSNDEDDLCYGCQSCKAGVVDALRRDWKRAAIVNVVILAFVVVVFSVGCCAFRNSRRDNYAYHSGRGWKRSGDA, encoded by the coding sequence ATGGCGATCCGGATGAGCAACAACGTGATCCGCGCGCTGACCCTGGTGACGCTGCTGCTCTCGGTGCCCATCATCGTCACGGGCGTCTGGCTGCGGTCGCGCGCCGACGGCACCGAGTGCGACCACTTCCTCCTGTCCACGCCGGCCATCGCGCTGGGGACGGTGCTCATGGCCGTCTCCCTCTTGGGCCTCGCCGGCGCCTGCTGCCGCGCCAcctggctgctctggctctaccTCCTCGCCATGCTGGCCCTCATCGTCGCGCTGCTCTGCTTCACCGTCTTCGCCTTCGTCGTCACCAGCACGGGCGGCGCTGGGGAGGCCGTGTCCGGCGCCGGGTTCAGGGAGTACCGCCTCGGCGACTACTCCACCTGGCTGCGGCGCCACGTCGAGGGCCGCAAGAACTGGGCCAGGATCCGGAGCTGCCTCGCCGACGCGCACGTCTGCAGGCGCTTCctggaggcggaggaggaggaggaggagagcaaGGACGCGAACGCGGCGGGTGGTCTGGCGCGGCTCGGCGGCCTCTCCCCGGTCGAGTCCGGGTGCTGCAAGCCGCCCGCGAGCTGCAACTTCACGTACGCCGGCGGCGGCACGGAGTGGACGACCAAGACGAAGGCGGCGGCAGGGGCAGGATCCgcgcccgccgccggcgccgaccCGGACTGCGGCAAGTGGAGCAACGACGAGGACGACCTCTGCTACGGGTGCCAGTCGTGCAAGGCCGGCGTGGTGGACGCGCTCAGGCGGGACTGGAAGCGGGCCGCCATTGTTAACGTCGTCATCCTCgccttcgtcgtcgtcgttttTTCCGTCGGTTGTTGTGCCTTCAGGAACAGTCGCCGGGACAACTACGCCTACCACAGCGGCCGCGGATGGAAACGAAGCGGTGACGCTTAA